From the genome of Sulfitobacter sp. DSM 110093, one region includes:
- a CDS encoding iron-sulfur cluster assembly accessory protein — translation MFGIPGKQAVTMTPKAAGQIAKLMQSAGHAGLRIGVKKGGCAGMEYTMDYVEATDPNDEVVEQDGARVMIAPMAQMFLFGTEIDYETTLLESGFKFRNPNVTEACGCGESIKFDESLGVK, via the coding sequence ATGTTTGGCATTCCCGGCAAGCAAGCCGTCACCATGACCCCCAAAGCCGCTGGCCAGATTGCAAAGCTAATGCAATCGGCGGGCCATGCAGGGCTACGCATTGGCGTCAAAAAAGGCGGCTGCGCAGGCATGGAATACACCATGGATTACGTCGAAGCGACCGATCCCAACGATGAGGTGGTCGAGCAGGACGGCGCGCGCGTGATGATCGCGCCGATGGCGCAGATGTTCCTTTTTGGCACCGAAATCGACTATGAGACAACGCTGCTCGAGTCCGGCTTCAAGTTCCGAAATCCCAATGTGACCGAAGCCTGCGGTTGCGGCGAATCCATCAAGTTCGACGAAAGCTTGGGCGTGAAGTAA
- a CDS encoding DUF3307 domain-containing protein: MTEQAIATALACLLAHLLADFVFQTNAMVAAKRKPQVLFAHGLIVFSLTALALGGSLTLAALLALAHVGIDTVKTHAVPTQQRERLWPYLTDQATHLLSIAALALYAPDAFASGIWGEHSASLVPPALFAAGLITATLAGGPAVGGLMLPHKARAQPDGLENAGRIIGLLERALIFLMVLIGEPAGIGFLIAAKSILRFDTVKQNQKISEYVIIGTLASFGWALIAAFATKAAMNSF; the protein is encoded by the coding sequence ATGACCGAACAGGCCATCGCTACCGCCCTCGCTTGCCTGCTCGCGCATCTGCTGGCGGATTTTGTGTTTCAGACCAACGCAATGGTTGCAGCTAAGCGCAAACCGCAAGTGTTATTCGCACATGGGCTGATCGTCTTTTCCCTGACGGCGCTGGCGCTTGGTGGCAGCCTCACGCTCGCGGCGCTGCTTGCCCTTGCTCATGTCGGTATCGATACGGTCAAGACCCACGCCGTGCCCACCCAACAACGTGAGCGGCTCTGGCCCTATCTCACAGATCAGGCCACCCATCTTCTCAGCATCGCGGCCCTTGCTCTTTACGCACCTGACGCTTTCGCCAGCGGCATCTGGGGCGAACACAGCGCCAGCCTTGTGCCACCAGCCCTCTTTGCCGCGGGGCTGATCACCGCCACCCTTGCAGGCGGGCCAGCGGTGGGTGGCCTGATGCTCCCCCACAAAGCGCGGGCCCAGCCCGATGGCCTTGAAAATGCGGGGCGGATCATCGGACTGCTGGAACGGGCGCTGATTTTTTTGATGGTTCTAATCGGCGAACCTGCGGGCATCGGCTTTCTGATCGCCGCAAAGTCGATCCTGCGCTTTGACACGGTGAAACAGAACCAAAAGATCAGCGAATATGTGATCATCGGCACGCTGGCGTCCTTTGGTTGGGCGCTTATCGCAGCCTTTGCCACCAAGGCTGCAATGAATTCCTTCTGA
- a CDS encoding SatD family protein has translation METWAIFTGDIVKSTAMSRTELDTVFARLEETAEVLADWQSQPARMTRFRGDGWQMAVSPRLCLRAALVLRAAVRRCGKTADTRFGIGIGEANFAGNDLSSADGPALIQSGYALDTMPRARRMHAPDAPLPLRSALPLADRIVRGWTMRQADVAYFMLAPEPPSQARLAQQFDLTQQSVQGHVEAAGVDELHEVFDILEKQETAI, from the coding sequence ATGGAAACTTGGGCAATTTTTACCGGCGATATCGTCAAATCCACCGCGATGTCCCGCACGGAACTGGATACGGTTTTTGCCCGACTTGAGGAAACCGCCGAGGTTCTGGCCGATTGGCAGAGCCAGCCCGCCCGCATGACCCGTTTTCGCGGTGATGGTTGGCAAATGGCCGTATCTCCCCGCCTCTGCCTACGTGCCGCTCTTGTGCTGCGCGCTGCCGTGCGCCGCTGTGGCAAGACCGCTGACACACGTTTTGGCATCGGGATTGGTGAGGCCAATTTTGCGGGCAATGATCTCTCTAGCGCGGATGGGCCTGCGTTGATCCAGTCCGGTTATGCGCTTGATACCATGCCCCGTGCGCGACGCATGCACGCGCCGGATGCACCGCTGCCCCTGCGCAGTGCGCTCCCCCTCGCCGACCGGATTGTTCGCGGTTGGACCATGCGCCAAGCCGATGTTGCCTATTTCATGCTCGCGCCCGAGCCCCCCTCACAGGCGCGTCTGGCGCAGCAGTTCGATCTGACCCAGCAAAGCGTCCAGGGCCATGTGGAGGCAGCTGGGGTCGATGAATTGCATGAGGTCTTTGATATCTTGGAAAAACAAGAAACAGCCATTTAA
- a CDS encoding glycerophosphodiester phosphodiesterase family protein, with amino-acid sequence MRTLVSLAALALAPGMALAEAHATATPVEYGPRPAYLIDKLPDGDLKDKLASCMGQDASKSDFSIGHRGAPLMFPEHTVQSNVAAARMGAGILECDVTFTADHELVCRHAQNDLHTTTNILVSDLAEKCTTGFTAASGDTPASAECRASDITLAEFRTLTPKMDSADNTATTAEDYQGGVANFRTELYSDKAELMTHAESIELFKSLGAKFTPELKSPSVEMPHDGFSQEDYAQKLVDEYVAAGIPASDVWPQSFNLDDVLYWVENTPEFGKQAVYLVEWSDGFDEQNPETWKEDFADLKAKGVNYLAPSLNMLMTNKDGAIAGSDYAMAAKEAGLTLIAWTLERSGPLASGGGWYFQSISDVVKDDSDYLVALDVLAQDVGVAGVFSDWPATVTYYANCMGL; translated from the coding sequence ATGCGTACACTTGTTTCTCTCGCCGCTCTTGCCCTTGCGCCCGGCATGGCGCTGGCCGAGGCCCACGCCACCGCGACACCGGTCGAATACGGCCCCCGCCCGGCCTATCTTATCGATAAGCTGCCCGACGGCGATCTGAAGGACAAGCTTGCCTCCTGCATGGGCCAAGATGCCTCCAAGTCCGATTTCTCCATCGGCCACCGCGGCGCGCCGCTGATGTTCCCCGAACATACCGTGCAATCCAACGTCGCCGCCGCGCGGATGGGCGCAGGCATTTTGGAATGCGACGTGACCTTTACTGCCGATCACGAGCTGGTCTGCCGTCACGCGCAGAACGATCTGCACACCACCACGAACATTCTCGTCTCCGATCTGGCCGAGAAATGCACCACCGGCTTCACCGCCGCGTCGGGCGACACGCCAGCCAGCGCTGAGTGCCGCGCCTCTGACATCACCTTGGCTGAGTTCCGCACCCTAACGCCCAAGATGGACAGCGCAGATAACACAGCCACCACCGCCGAAGATTATCAGGGTGGCGTCGCCAACTTCCGCACCGAGCTTTACAGCGACAAAGCCGAGTTGATGACCCATGCGGAATCGATCGAGTTGTTCAAATCCCTCGGTGCTAAATTCACGCCAGAGCTTAAATCCCCCTCCGTAGAGATGCCCCATGACGGTTTCTCTCAGGAAGACTACGCGCAGAAGCTGGTGGATGAATATGTCGCCGCAGGCATCCCCGCCTCCGACGTCTGGCCGCAGTCTTTCAACCTCGACGATGTGCTCTACTGGGTTGAGAACACGCCCGAATTCGGCAAGCAGGCCGTCTATCTGGTTGAATGGTCCGATGGTTTTGATGAGCAAAACCCAGAAACATGGAAAGAAGATTTCGCCGATCTGAAAGCCAAGGGCGTAAATTACCTCGCTCCATCGCTGAATATGCTGATGACCAACAAGGACGGCGCAATTGCGGGCTCTGACTATGCCATGGCCGCAAAAGAAGCGGGTCTGACCCTGATCGCATGGACGCTGGAACGCTCTGGCCCGCTTGCCTCCGGTGGCGGCTGGTACTTCCAATCGATCAGCGATGTTGTGAAAGACGATAGCGACTATCTGGTGGCGCTGGATGTGCTGGCCCAAGACGTGGGCGTGGCCGGTGTCTTCTCTGACTGGCCCGCGACCGTGACCTATTACGCCAACTGCATGGGCCTCTGA
- a CDS encoding SUF system Fe-S cluster assembly protein has protein sequence MTEQTQPLEGTPLIAPSSTDHPLYEQIVEACRTVYDPEIPVNIYELGLIYTIDINDENEVDIKMSLTAPGCPVAGEMPGWVADAVEPIAGVKQVDVALVWEPPWGMDMMSDEARLELGFM, from the coding sequence ATGACCGAACAGACCCAACCGCTTGAAGGGACGCCGCTGATTGCGCCCTCTTCCACCGATCACCCGCTCTATGAGCAGATCGTCGAGGCTTGTCGCACGGTCTATGACCCTGAGATCCCGGTGAATATCTACGAACTGGGCCTGATCTATACCATCGACATCAATGACGAGAATGAAGTCGACATCAAGATGTCGCTGACTGCGCCGGGCTGCCCTGTGGCGGGTGAGATGCCAGGTTGGGTTGCCGACGCTGTTGAACCCATTGCGGGGGTCAAGCAGGTCGATGTGGCCCTTGTTTGGGAACCGCCTTGGGGCATGGACATGATGTCCGACGAAGCCCGCCTCGAACTGGGCTTCATGTAA